Proteins co-encoded in one Dyella japonica A8 genomic window:
- a CDS encoding Gfo/Idh/MocA family oxidoreductase, with protein MKNFALIGAAGYIAPRHMQAIKATGNALLAAFDPNDSVGIIDSHFPNADFFTEFERFDRHVDMRRRARNGGQIDYVSICSPNYLHDSHMRFALRSGAHAICEKPVVLNPWNIDGLEEIERETGRRVNTILQLRLHPAIVALRDKVARERRDTKYEVDLAYVTSRGHWYLQSWKGDPKKSGGIATNIGVHFFDMLHHIFGKLQSNVVHLSSETKAAGYLEYEKARVRWFLSVDIEDVPAAIRDGGQRTYRSITVDGQEIEFSGGFTDLHDRSYAEILSGRGFGLEACRTSIETVASIRTSTPISFEGDIHPFLTRKIA; from the coding sequence ATGAAGAATTTTGCGCTGATTGGCGCCGCAGGCTACATCGCTCCCCGTCACATGCAGGCGATCAAGGCGACAGGCAACGCGCTCCTGGCGGCTTTTGATCCCAACGATTCAGTCGGCATCATCGACAGTCACTTTCCGAACGCGGATTTCTTCACCGAGTTCGAGCGCTTCGACCGCCATGTCGACATGCGCAGACGCGCCAGGAACGGCGGCCAGATCGATTACGTGTCCATCTGCTCGCCAAACTATCTTCACGATTCACATATGCGGTTCGCCCTGCGTTCCGGCGCACACGCCATATGCGAGAAGCCCGTCGTCCTGAACCCGTGGAACATCGATGGTCTCGAGGAAATCGAGCGTGAGACCGGCAGGCGGGTGAATACCATCCTGCAGCTGCGGCTGCACCCGGCCATCGTGGCGCTGCGCGATAAGGTGGCGCGCGAGCGCAGGGACACGAAGTACGAGGTGGATCTCGCCTACGTGACATCACGCGGCCATTGGTACCTGCAGAGCTGGAAGGGTGATCCAAAGAAGTCGGGTGGCATAGCGACCAATATCGGCGTGCACTTCTTCGACATGCTGCACCATATCTTCGGCAAGCTGCAGTCCAATGTGGTCCACCTGAGTAGCGAAACCAAGGCGGCGGGCTATCTCGAGTACGAAAAAGCCCGCGTTCGCTGGTTTCTGTCGGTCGACATTGAAGACGTGCCCGCGGCGATTCGCGACGGCGGCCAACGCACCTACCGTTCGATCACCGTCGACGGCCAGGAGATCGAATTCTCCGGCGGATTCACCGATCTGCACGATCGCAGCTACGCGGAAATTCTGTCGGGCCGGGGGTTCGGCCTGGAGGCTTGCCGCACGTCCATCGAAACGGTGGCATCGATTCGCACCAGCACGCCGATATCGTTCGAGGGCGACATCCATCCGTTCCTGACAAGGAAGATCGCATGA
- a CDS encoding formyltransferase family protein has protein sequence MPDRPRVVLLAGDGLSTKLMYNGLRANCDIVAVVMEEKPSSVTMIRHRMKTLGWFTTLGQVAFIAYSRWLGKASQARLQELLRRYGLDDAPIPGEVTTRVASANRREVMRLLKTWAPDAIVVNGTRILSGKLLGSVDAPFINTHMGITPAYRGVHGGYWALAMNDRARCGVTVHMVDEGVDTGGVLYQSTIDVEDRDNFTTYPIHQMAKAIPLMQAAIQDAAEGRLDPRVEGGTSKQWYHPTLLFYLKQRLLKGIK, from the coding sequence ATGCCGGATAGGCCGCGCGTCGTGCTTCTGGCAGGGGATGGCCTTTCCACGAAGCTCATGTACAACGGCTTGCGTGCCAACTGCGATATCGTCGCAGTGGTAATGGAGGAGAAACCTTCGTCCGTGACGATGATCCGGCACCGGATGAAGACGCTTGGGTGGTTCACCACCTTGGGACAGGTCGCCTTCATCGCCTACAGCCGATGGCTCGGCAAGGCCTCACAGGCAAGGCTGCAGGAGCTTCTGCGGCGCTACGGGCTGGATGATGCGCCGATTCCTGGCGAAGTCACCACGCGCGTAGCCAGTGCCAATCGACGCGAAGTCATGCGCCTGCTCAAGACGTGGGCGCCCGATGCCATCGTGGTGAACGGCACGCGCATTCTCTCGGGGAAATTGCTGGGTTCCGTCGACGCCCCTTTCATCAATACTCACATGGGCATCACGCCCGCTTATCGGGGCGTGCATGGGGGGTATTGGGCCCTTGCCATGAATGATCGCGCACGCTGCGGTGTCACCGTACATATGGTTGACGAAGGTGTCGACACGGGCGGTGTTCTGTATCAATCCACCATCGATGTCGAAGACAGGGACAACTTCACCACCTATCCCATCCATCAAATGGCCAAGGCGATCCCCTTGATGCAGGCGGCAATCCAGGACGCGGCGGAGGGACGACTGGACCCTCGTGTCGAGGGTGGCACGTCGAAGCAGTGGTATCACCCCACGCTTCTGTTCTATCTCAAGCAGCGGCTGCTGAAGGGCATCAAGTGA
- a CDS encoding polysaccharide deacetylase family protein, whose translation MPGIFTVSLDLELYWGVRDKRSIQDYEENLRGERRAISEMLDTFDAHGVHATWATLGFLFFTDIVELRARLPSDTPAYRNSKLSPYRYIEEHEWGADDQYHFAPEVIDLIRGYTGQEIGTHTFSHYYCLEPGQTAEAFRADMAAAIDTARARGIEIQSLVFPRNQGNPEYLSLLQELGIRCYRGNEAAPFYTARNQEQQGAIVRGLRLLDAYLNVTGHNTYSFEECAQTRPFNIPSSRFLRPYSPSFAWMDELRLHRIKRAMRHAAIHHRLFHLWWHPHNFGAHVAENQRFLGKILAYYQQLQRRYGMQSLNMGEISNLLEHMHAG comes from the coding sequence ATGCCAGGTATATTTACCGTCTCACTGGATCTTGAGTTGTACTGGGGCGTGCGCGATAAGCGCAGCATCCAGGACTACGAAGAGAACCTGCGTGGTGAGCGTCGGGCCATCAGCGAGATGCTCGACACGTTCGACGCCCATGGGGTGCATGCCACCTGGGCGACGTTGGGTTTCCTGTTTTTCACCGATATCGTCGAACTTCGTGCGCGGTTGCCAAGCGATACACCAGCGTATCGCAACAGCAAACTGTCACCCTATCGCTATATCGAGGAACACGAGTGGGGCGCGGATGATCAATATCACTTCGCACCTGAGGTGATCGACCTGATCCGGGGCTACACGGGACAGGAGATCGGGACGCATACGTTCTCGCACTACTACTGCCTGGAGCCGGGACAGACGGCCGAGGCGTTCCGGGCCGACATGGCCGCGGCGATCGATACGGCCAGGGCGCGAGGCATCGAGATCCAGAGCCTGGTATTTCCGCGCAACCAGGGCAATCCTGAGTACCTATCCTTGCTGCAGGAGCTTGGGATCCGCTGCTATCGAGGCAACGAAGCTGCGCCGTTCTATACGGCGAGAAACCAGGAACAGCAAGGGGCGATCGTTCGCGGCCTGCGATTGCTGGATGCCTACCTCAACGTGACCGGGCACAACACCTACAGCTTCGAGGAATGCGCGCAGACGCGTCCGTTCAACATACCCTCCAGTCGCTTCCTTCGCCCGTACTCTCCGTCGTTTGCGTGGATGGATGAGCTACGACTGCATCGCATCAAGCGTGCCATGCGGCACGCAGCGATCCATCATCGTCTGTTCCATCTGTGGTGGCATCCGCACAATTTCGGTGCGCACGTGGCAGAGAACCAGCGTTTTCTGGGCAAGATCCTTGCGTACTACCAGCAGCTGCAGCGGCGCTACGGCATGCAGTCGTTGAACATGGGGGAAATATCCAACCTGTTGGAGCACATGCATGCCGGATAG
- a CDS encoding acyltransferase, giving the protein MSHYQHPSAIVDEGARIGDGSRIWHFVHVCGGARIGRNVSLGQNVFVGNKVVIGNDCKIQNNVSVYDNVTLEDGVFCGPSAVFTNVYNPRAMVERKHEYRDTLVRKGATLGANCTIICGVTIGEFAFIGAGAVVNHDVPAYALMVGVPARQVGWMSEFGEQLNLPLEGHAEEVCVHSGKRYVLRGRTLEAQEAIA; this is encoded by the coding sequence ATGAGTCACTATCAGCATCCCTCCGCGATCGTCGACGAGGGAGCAAGGATCGGCGACGGATCCCGCATCTGGCACTTCGTGCATGTATGCGGCGGGGCACGCATCGGCCGGAACGTTTCACTGGGGCAGAACGTTTTCGTTGGCAATAAGGTGGTTATCGGCAACGACTGCAAGATCCAGAACAACGTTTCCGTCTACGACAATGTCACGCTGGAAGACGGCGTGTTCTGCGGGCCGAGCGCGGTGTTCACCAACGTCTACAACCCGCGAGCCATGGTCGAGCGCAAGCACGAGTACCGCGACACGCTGGTCAGGAAGGGCGCCACGCTGGGCGCCAATTGCACCATCATCTGTGGGGTGACCATTGGCGAGTTCGCCTTCATCGGTGCAGGCGCCGTGGTCAACCACGACGTGCCTGCCTATGCCCTGATGGTCGGGGTCCCGGCACGGCAGGTTGGCTGGATGAGCGAGTTTGGCGAACAGCTCAACCTGCCGCTGGAAGGCCATGCTGAAGAAGTCTGCGTTCATTCCGGCAAGCGTTATGTGTTGCGCGGCCGGACTCTGGAAGCTCAGGAGGCGATCGCATGA
- a CDS encoding polysaccharide biosynthesis tyrosine autokinase: protein MTVQLATIQDPVSRDDEIDLREVIGKLHDHKWRIIFIVLAFIVLSIAYVLLATPIYQATSIVQVEQKVPSLPGLSALTQTLGASDSESTTESALITSRMVVGAAVDKLNLKIEAEPKRFPILGSFFARHFASKNPGKLAAPAFGMSRYDWGGSKLEIFQLDVPDSLLDKPLRMTAGEGGSYVLQDDDGNVLLIGKVGQFSQDHGVAAQVWTLVANPGTRFRVIRHRELTVINKLQKAINTSELGKDSGIIQLTYNNTNAELAAEFLRQVGELYVRQDIDRNSAEAASSLKFVREQLPNVRRDLEKATAALNAFQNQAHSVDVSMQTQSLLDQSVSIETNIEQLQLQQAQMQRQFTPQHPAYKSLMQQIGQLQGQKAAIDKKVNSLPDTQQELLKLNRDVQVTNDTYTGLLNQAQQLDIARAGTVGNVRIIDKAAVDVTDPIWPKKILVLLGGAMLGGLVALVYVFMREALNRGIEDPSVIERIGLPVYATIPVSVRERSLQARRARGDGRQHMLVVDAPKDLATEALRSLRTSLHFARLEAKNNVLMISGASPNAGKTFVAANLAAVVTQSGQRVLLIDGDMRMGSLHRVLGGRADVGLSDVISGQAELSDAVRKVASLDNLHFLSRGKVPPNPSELLMNARFSELINHLKSRYDLVIIDTPPILVATDASVIGHHCGTGLLVVRFGLNQARELAVAKQRFEHDGVVIKGAIFNAVEKRSSGYYSYAYYELDEAAS, encoded by the coding sequence ATGACCGTCCAACTAGCCACCATCCAAGATCCCGTGTCGCGCGATGACGAAATCGACTTGCGGGAGGTGATCGGCAAGCTCCATGACCACAAGTGGCGAATCATTTTCATCGTCCTTGCGTTCATCGTGCTCAGCATCGCGTACGTTCTGCTGGCAACGCCGATCTATCAGGCCACATCGATAGTGCAGGTCGAGCAGAAGGTACCCAGCCTGCCCGGCTTGAGCGCACTGACCCAGACCCTTGGTGCTTCCGATTCGGAGTCGACGACGGAATCCGCCTTGATCACCTCGCGCATGGTGGTGGGTGCGGCGGTGGACAAGCTCAACCTCAAGATCGAAGCGGAGCCCAAGCGCTTTCCGATTCTTGGCAGCTTCTTCGCCCGTCATTTCGCCTCCAAGAATCCAGGCAAGCTCGCGGCGCCCGCGTTTGGCATGTCGCGGTATGACTGGGGCGGGTCGAAGCTGGAGATCTTCCAGCTGGATGTTCCCGACAGCCTGCTCGACAAGCCGCTGAGAATGACGGCGGGGGAAGGCGGCTCCTACGTACTGCAGGACGACGATGGCAATGTGCTGTTGATCGGTAAGGTGGGACAGTTTTCGCAGGACCATGGCGTGGCCGCCCAGGTGTGGACCCTCGTGGCCAATCCCGGAACGCGCTTCCGCGTCATCCGCCACCGCGAACTTACGGTGATCAACAAGCTCCAGAAAGCCATCAATACCAGTGAGCTCGGCAAGGACTCCGGCATCATCCAGCTCACCTACAACAACACGAATGCGGAACTGGCCGCCGAATTTCTCAGGCAGGTTGGCGAGCTCTACGTCCGTCAGGATATCGACCGTAATTCCGCGGAAGCAGCCAGCAGTCTCAAGTTCGTGAGAGAGCAGCTGCCCAACGTCCGGCGTGACCTGGAGAAGGCGACCGCCGCACTGAACGCCTTCCAGAACCAGGCGCACTCGGTTGACGTCAGCATGCAGACGCAGAGCCTGCTGGATCAGTCGGTGTCCATCGAAACCAACATCGAACAGCTGCAGCTGCAGCAGGCACAGATGCAGCGCCAGTTCACGCCGCAGCACCCGGCCTACAAGTCGCTGATGCAACAGATCGGGCAATTGCAGGGCCAGAAGGCCGCGATCGACAAGAAGGTGAACAGCCTTCCCGATACGCAGCAGGAGCTGCTGAAGCTCAACCGTGACGTGCAGGTCACCAACGATACCTACACCGGTCTTCTCAACCAGGCGCAGCAGCTCGACATTGCCCGCGCAGGCACGGTAGGCAACGTTCGCATCATCGACAAGGCCGCCGTCGATGTGACCGACCCCATCTGGCCGAAGAAGATCCTCGTGCTGCTGGGTGGAGCCATGCTCGGTGGGCTTGTGGCGCTGGTCTACGTGTTCATGCGCGAGGCGCTGAATCGCGGCATCGAAGATCCCTCCGTGATCGAGCGCATCGGTTTGCCCGTGTACGCCACCATCCCGGTCAGCGTGCGCGAACGATCGCTGCAGGCCAGGCGGGCGCGGGGCGATGGCAGGCAACACATGCTGGTGGTGGATGCGCCCAAGGATCTCGCCACCGAAGCCTTGCGCAGCCTGAGGACGAGCCTGCACTTTGCCCGTCTGGAGGCGAAGAACAACGTGCTCATGATCTCCGGTGCCAGTCCGAACGCCGGCAAGACCTTTGTCGCGGCCAACCTCGCTGCCGTGGTAACGCAGAGCGGGCAGCGGGTACTGCTTATCGATGGCGACATGCGCATGGGCTCGCTGCACCGGGTGCTCGGTGGCAGGGCGGATGTGGGCCTGTCGGATGTCATATCGGGGCAGGCGGAGCTGAGCGATGCGGTCCGCAAGGTGGCATCGCTGGACAACCTGCACTTTCTCTCGCGGGGCAAGGTGCCGCCCAACCCCTCCGAGCTCCTGATGAACGCCCGGTTTTCGGAGCTCATCAATCACCTGAAGTCGCGCTATGACCTGGTGATCATCGATACGCCGCCGATCCTGGTGGCGACGGACGCCTCGGTCATCGGCCATCACTGCGGCACGGGTCTGCTGGTGGTGCGCTTCGGCCTCAACCAGGCGCGTGAGCTTGCCGTTGCCAAGCAGCGGTTCGAGCACGATGGCGTCGTGATCAAGGGCGCGATCTTCAACGCGGTGGAGAAACGGAGCAGTGGCTACTACTCCTATGCCTATTACGAGCTTGACGAGGCGGCCTCATGA
- a CDS encoding low molecular weight protein-tyrosine-phosphatase, which produces MCRGNICRSPTAQYLFQSRMNLRGVEVRSAGLNAVIGSPMDATALQILNEKDGVDGSSHRAHQLVPSMLLGADLVIGMEKDHIAEMIQVSPEARGKIYLLGKWLDERDIPDPYRKKRPVFEHTHELIARGVESWMRYL; this is translated from the coding sequence GTGTGCCGGGGCAATATCTGTCGCAGCCCTACGGCCCAGTATCTGTTTCAGAGTCGCATGAATTTGCGTGGCGTTGAAGTGAGAAGCGCCGGCCTCAATGCGGTCATCGGCAGCCCCATGGATGCGACGGCGCTGCAAATTCTCAACGAAAAGGATGGCGTTGACGGTTCATCGCATCGCGCTCACCAGCTCGTGCCATCGATGTTGCTTGGCGCGGATCTGGTGATTGGCATGGAGAAGGATCACATCGCCGAGATGATCCAGGTTTCGCCAGAAGCGCGGGGAAAAATCTACCTGCTCGGCAAATGGCTCGACGAGCGCGACATACCCGACCCTTATCGGAAGAAGCGGCCCGTCTTCGAGCATACACACGAGTTGATAGCGCGCGGTGTCGAAAGCTGGATGCGCTATCTGTGA